The following coding sequences lie in one Oryza sativa Japonica Group mitochondrion, complete genome genomic window:
- the orfB gene encoding ORFB protein (possible ATP8): MPQLDKLTYFSQFFWLCLFFFSFYILLLNNNNGILGISRILKLRNQLLSHRGNKIRFKDPKNLEDILRKGFSTGLSYMYSSLSEVSQWCKTVDYLGKRRKITLISDFGEISGSRGMERQILYLISKSSYNTSSSRITCWKKIMLTHVLHGQGSII; encoded by the coding sequence ATGCCTCAACTTGATAAATTGACTTATTTCTCACAATTCTTCTGGTTATGCCTTTTCCTCTTTAGTTTTTATATTCTCTTATTAAATAATAATAATGGAATACTTGGAATTAGCAGAATTCTCAAACTACGGAACCAACTGCTTTCGCACCGGGGGAACAAGATCCGTTTCAAGGACCCTAAGAATTTGGAAGATATCTCGAGAAAAGGTTTTAGCACCGGTCTCTCATATATGTACTCCAGTTTATCCGAAGTATCCCAATGGTGTAAGACCGTCGACTATTTGGGAAAAAGGAGGAAAATCACTCTGATCTCAGATTTCGGAGAAATAAGTGGCTCACGAGGAATGGAGAGACAGATTCTCTATTTGATCTCGAAGTCCTCATATAACACTTCTTCCAGTCGGATCACTTGTTGGAAAAAAATAATGCTCACACATGTTCCACACGGGCAAGGAAGCATAATCTAA